From Scleropages formosus chromosome 9, fSclFor1.1, whole genome shotgun sequence, one genomic window encodes:
- the acsbg2 gene encoding long-chain-fatty-acid--CoA ligase ACSBG2 isoform X3 — protein MPSTAVMTPPIDLSCPQTCSSDNATSLEDIAVDSNESSEEELPCEREEHGGARAIHDIQVLTRTQDTETQSGTTQRPISLALAMSELQFWTSQGDCEVKLRLSELGPAAEPPVTVHQMFKRTVEQFGKHTALGWKEGEQWKTATYEEYYQQCRAAAKSFLKLGLERYHGVGILGFNSPEWFITDIAAILAGGFAVGIYTTNSPEACQYVAENCHANILVVENHKQLQKILQVEDKLPHLKAIIQYKDVLKEKRPNLYTWAEFMAMGSDVPDTQLDSIIASQRPNQCCTLIYTSGTTGQPKGVMLSHDNLTWTAYATGLHVRLTDANVAQESVVSYLPLSHIAAQMVDIWLTMRVGGATYFAQPDALKGTLINTLREVRPTAFMGVPRVWEKMQEKLKSAGAKSSTVRRKVATWAKGVGLQTNLSKMKGGSTAPASLNYRLAKKLVFRKVRKALGLDRCTKCYTGAAPIAKETLEFFLSLDMPVYELYGMSESTGPHTISLPDAFYLTSCGKVISGCETKIFSPDEEGIGEVCFWGRHVFMGYLNMPDKTEEALDAEGWLHSGDLGKQNTDGFLFITGRIKELIITAGGENIPPVPIEDAVKEAVPLISNAMLIGDKRKFLSMLLTIKCQVNADTGEPEDELTEEAVEQCRKLGSTATRVSQIARGRDNVIDTAIQEGIKRVNDKAVSNAQRIQKWIVLERDFSIPGGELGPTMKLKRPVVLKMYKEQIDNIYKEMVTPSTPENPLPPKQ, from the exons ATGCCGTCCACTGCGGTGATGACCCCGCCCATCGATCTCAGCTGCCCGCAGACCTGCAGCTCTGACAATGCTACGTCCCTGGAAGACATTGCTGTGGACTCAAA TGAGTCATCTGAAGAGGAACTGCCCTGCGAGAGGGAGGAACACGGTGGGGCGCGAGCCATCCATGACATCCAGGTCCTTACCAGAACAcaagacacagaaacacaatcAG GGACAACACAGCGCCCCATCTCTCTGGCCCTGGCTATGTCTGAACTGCAGTTCTGGACGTCACAAGGCGACTGCGAAGTGAAGCTCAGGTTGTCAGAATTGGGCCCTGCAGCCGAGCCCCCTGTAACAGTGCACCAGATGTTCAAGAGAACAGTGGAGCAGTTTGGGAAGCACACAGCACTGGGTTGGAAGGAGGGCGAGCAGTGGAAGACTGCGACCTATGAGGAGTACTACCAACAGTGCCGGGCAGCAGCTAAGAGCTTCCTCAAG CTGGGTCTGGAGCGGTACCATGGTGTAGGCATCCTAGGCTTCAACTCCCCGGAATGGTTCATCACCGACATTGCTGCCATTCTGGCTGG CGGTTTTGCAGTGGGCATCTACACCACCAACTCCCCTGAGGCATGCCAGTATGTAGCAGAGAACTGCCATGCCAACATCCTGGTGGTGGAGAACcacaagcagctgcagaagATCCTACAG GTTGAGGACAAGCTGCCGCATTTGAAAGCCATAATTCAATACAAAGATGTTCTCAAGGAAAAGAGGCCAAATCTCTACACG TGGGCCGAGTTCATGGCCATGGGCTCTGATGTGCCAGACACCCAGCTGGACAGCATCATTGCCAGCCAGAGGCCCAACCAGTGCTGCACCCTGATCTATACCTCAGGCACCACAGGCCAGCCCAAGGGTGTCATGCTGAGTCATGACAAC CTCACATGGACGGCCTATGCCACGGGTCTCCATGTGCGCCTAACTGATGCCAATGTGGCCCAGGAGTCTGTAGTGAGCTACCTTCCACTCAGCCACATCGCTGCACAAATGGTGGACATCTGGCTCACCATGAGGGTGGGAGGCGCCACCTACTTTGCTCAGCCGGATGCCCTCAAG GGCACCCTGATCAACACTTTGCGGGAGGTGCGGCCCACAGCCTTCATGGGTGTGCCCCGTGTGTGGGAGAAGATGCAAGAGAAGCTCAAGTCAGCCGGGGCCAAGTCGTCCACCGTGCGCAGGAAGGTCGCCACCTGGGCCAAAGGAGTGGGGCTGCAGACCAACCTTAGCAAAATGAAGGG CGGTTCCACTGCACCAGCATCCCTGAACTACCGGCTGGCCAAGAAGCTGGTGTTCCGCAAGGTGCGAAAAGCTCTGGGCCTGGACCGCTGCACCAAGTGCTACACGGGAGCTGCACCCATCGCTAAGGAGACGTTGGAGTTCTTCCTCAGCCTGGACATGCCCGTGTATGAGCTGTATGGCATGAGCGAGAGTACGGGCCCTCATACAATCTCCCTGCCTGACGCCTTCTACCTCACCAG TTGTGGGAAGGTGATATCCGGGTGTGAAACTAAGATCTTCAGCCCAGACGAGGAAGGCATTGGCGAGGTCTGCTTTTGGGGGCGCCATGTCTTCATGGGCTACCTCAACATGCCTGATAAGACAGAGGAAGCATTGGATGCTGAGGGCTGGCTGCACTCCGGAGATTTGGGCAAACAGAACACCGACGGCTTCCTCTTCATCACCGGCCGTATCAAAG AGCTGATCATCACAGCGGGCGGAGAAAACATCCCCCCTGTACCCATTGAAGATGCGGTGAAGGAGGCTGTACCCCTGATCAGCAATGCCATGCTCATTGGGGACAAGAGGAAGTTCCTCAGTATGCTGCTTACAATCAAG TGCCAGGTGAACGCAGACACGGGTGAACCCGAGGATGAGCTGACAGAGGAGGCAGTGGAGCAGTGCCGCAAACTGGGCAGCACAGCCACACGGGTGTCTCAGATCGCCAGAGGGCGGGACAATGTCATTGACACTGCCATCCAAGAGGGCATCAAACGCGTCAATGATAAAGCAGTCTCCAATGCACAGCGTATCCAGAAGTGGATTGTATTGGAACGGGACTTCTCCATCCCTGGGGGCGAGCTGG GTCCAACAATGAAGCTGAAGAGGCCTGTGGTCCTGAAAATGTATAAGGAGCAAATTGACAACATCTACAAAGAGATGGTGACCCCCAGCACCCCTGAaaaccccctgccccccaagcagtag
- the acsbg2 gene encoding long-chain-fatty-acid--CoA ligase ACSBG2 isoform X1 yields the protein MDQIVTECETSAMPSTAVMTPPIDLSCPQTCSSDNATSLEDIAVDSNESSEEELPCEREEHGGARAIHDIQVLTRTQDTETQSGTTQRPISLALAMSELQFWTSQGDCEVKLRLSELGPAAEPPVTVHQMFKRTVEQFGKHTALGWKEGEQWKTATYEEYYQQCRAAAKSFLKLGLERYHGVGILGFNSPEWFITDIAAILAGGFAVGIYTTNSPEACQYVAENCHANILVVENHKQLQKILQVEDKLPHLKAIIQYKDVLKEKRPNLYTWAEFMAMGSDVPDTQLDSIIASQRPNQCCTLIYTSGTTGQPKGVMLSHDNLTWTAYATGLHVRLTDANVAQESVVSYLPLSHIAAQMVDIWLTMRVGGATYFAQPDALKGTLINTLREVRPTAFMGVPRVWEKMQEKLKSAGAKSSTVRRKVATWAKGVGLQTNLSKMKGGSTAPASLNYRLAKKLVFRKVRKALGLDRCTKCYTGAAPIAKETLEFFLSLDMPVYELYGMSESTGPHTISLPDAFYLTSCGKVISGCETKIFSPDEEGIGEVCFWGRHVFMGYLNMPDKTEEALDAEGWLHSGDLGKQNTDGFLFITGRIKELIITAGGENIPPVPIEDAVKEAVPLISNAMLIGDKRKFLSMLLTIKCQVNADTGEPEDELTEEAVEQCRKLGSTATRVSQIARGRDNVIDTAIQEGIKRVNDKAVSNAQRIQKWIVLERDFSIPGGELGPTMKLKRPVVLKMYKEQIDNIYKEMVTPSTPENPLPPKQ from the exons TGACTGAGTGCGAGACCTCGGCCATGCCGTCCACTGCGGTGATGACCCCGCCCATCGATCTCAGCTGCCCGCAGACCTGCAGCTCTGACAATGCTACGTCCCTGGAAGACATTGCTGTGGACTCAAA TGAGTCATCTGAAGAGGAACTGCCCTGCGAGAGGGAGGAACACGGTGGGGCGCGAGCCATCCATGACATCCAGGTCCTTACCAGAACAcaagacacagaaacacaatcAG GGACAACACAGCGCCCCATCTCTCTGGCCCTGGCTATGTCTGAACTGCAGTTCTGGACGTCACAAGGCGACTGCGAAGTGAAGCTCAGGTTGTCAGAATTGGGCCCTGCAGCCGAGCCCCCTGTAACAGTGCACCAGATGTTCAAGAGAACAGTGGAGCAGTTTGGGAAGCACACAGCACTGGGTTGGAAGGAGGGCGAGCAGTGGAAGACTGCGACCTATGAGGAGTACTACCAACAGTGCCGGGCAGCAGCTAAGAGCTTCCTCAAG CTGGGTCTGGAGCGGTACCATGGTGTAGGCATCCTAGGCTTCAACTCCCCGGAATGGTTCATCACCGACATTGCTGCCATTCTGGCTGG CGGTTTTGCAGTGGGCATCTACACCACCAACTCCCCTGAGGCATGCCAGTATGTAGCAGAGAACTGCCATGCCAACATCCTGGTGGTGGAGAACcacaagcagctgcagaagATCCTACAG GTTGAGGACAAGCTGCCGCATTTGAAAGCCATAATTCAATACAAAGATGTTCTCAAGGAAAAGAGGCCAAATCTCTACACG TGGGCCGAGTTCATGGCCATGGGCTCTGATGTGCCAGACACCCAGCTGGACAGCATCATTGCCAGCCAGAGGCCCAACCAGTGCTGCACCCTGATCTATACCTCAGGCACCACAGGCCAGCCCAAGGGTGTCATGCTGAGTCATGACAAC CTCACATGGACGGCCTATGCCACGGGTCTCCATGTGCGCCTAACTGATGCCAATGTGGCCCAGGAGTCTGTAGTGAGCTACCTTCCACTCAGCCACATCGCTGCACAAATGGTGGACATCTGGCTCACCATGAGGGTGGGAGGCGCCACCTACTTTGCTCAGCCGGATGCCCTCAAG GGCACCCTGATCAACACTTTGCGGGAGGTGCGGCCCACAGCCTTCATGGGTGTGCCCCGTGTGTGGGAGAAGATGCAAGAGAAGCTCAAGTCAGCCGGGGCCAAGTCGTCCACCGTGCGCAGGAAGGTCGCCACCTGGGCCAAAGGAGTGGGGCTGCAGACCAACCTTAGCAAAATGAAGGG CGGTTCCACTGCACCAGCATCCCTGAACTACCGGCTGGCCAAGAAGCTGGTGTTCCGCAAGGTGCGAAAAGCTCTGGGCCTGGACCGCTGCACCAAGTGCTACACGGGAGCTGCACCCATCGCTAAGGAGACGTTGGAGTTCTTCCTCAGCCTGGACATGCCCGTGTATGAGCTGTATGGCATGAGCGAGAGTACGGGCCCTCATACAATCTCCCTGCCTGACGCCTTCTACCTCACCAG TTGTGGGAAGGTGATATCCGGGTGTGAAACTAAGATCTTCAGCCCAGACGAGGAAGGCATTGGCGAGGTCTGCTTTTGGGGGCGCCATGTCTTCATGGGCTACCTCAACATGCCTGATAAGACAGAGGAAGCATTGGATGCTGAGGGCTGGCTGCACTCCGGAGATTTGGGCAAACAGAACACCGACGGCTTCCTCTTCATCACCGGCCGTATCAAAG AGCTGATCATCACAGCGGGCGGAGAAAACATCCCCCCTGTACCCATTGAAGATGCGGTGAAGGAGGCTGTACCCCTGATCAGCAATGCCATGCTCATTGGGGACAAGAGGAAGTTCCTCAGTATGCTGCTTACAATCAAG TGCCAGGTGAACGCAGACACGGGTGAACCCGAGGATGAGCTGACAGAGGAGGCAGTGGAGCAGTGCCGCAAACTGGGCAGCACAGCCACACGGGTGTCTCAGATCGCCAGAGGGCGGGACAATGTCATTGACACTGCCATCCAAGAGGGCATCAAACGCGTCAATGATAAAGCAGTCTCCAATGCACAGCGTATCCAGAAGTGGATTGTATTGGAACGGGACTTCTCCATCCCTGGGGGCGAGCTGG GTCCAACAATGAAGCTGAAGAGGCCTGTGGTCCTGAAAATGTATAAGGAGCAAATTGACAACATCTACAAAGAGATGGTGACCCCCAGCACCCCTGAaaaccccctgccccccaagcagtag
- the acsbg2 gene encoding long-chain-fatty-acid--CoA ligase ACSBG2 isoform X2, protein MLLTECETSAMPSTAVMTPPIDLSCPQTCSSDNATSLEDIAVDSNESSEEELPCEREEHGGARAIHDIQVLTRTQDTETQSGTTQRPISLALAMSELQFWTSQGDCEVKLRLSELGPAAEPPVTVHQMFKRTVEQFGKHTALGWKEGEQWKTATYEEYYQQCRAAAKSFLKLGLERYHGVGILGFNSPEWFITDIAAILAGGFAVGIYTTNSPEACQYVAENCHANILVVENHKQLQKILQVEDKLPHLKAIIQYKDVLKEKRPNLYTWAEFMAMGSDVPDTQLDSIIASQRPNQCCTLIYTSGTTGQPKGVMLSHDNLTWTAYATGLHVRLTDANVAQESVVSYLPLSHIAAQMVDIWLTMRVGGATYFAQPDALKGTLINTLREVRPTAFMGVPRVWEKMQEKLKSAGAKSSTVRRKVATWAKGVGLQTNLSKMKGGSTAPASLNYRLAKKLVFRKVRKALGLDRCTKCYTGAAPIAKETLEFFLSLDMPVYELYGMSESTGPHTISLPDAFYLTSCGKVISGCETKIFSPDEEGIGEVCFWGRHVFMGYLNMPDKTEEALDAEGWLHSGDLGKQNTDGFLFITGRIKELIITAGGENIPPVPIEDAVKEAVPLISNAMLIGDKRKFLSMLLTIKCQVNADTGEPEDELTEEAVEQCRKLGSTATRVSQIARGRDNVIDTAIQEGIKRVNDKAVSNAQRIQKWIVLERDFSIPGGELGPTMKLKRPVVLKMYKEQIDNIYKEMVTPSTPENPLPPKQ, encoded by the exons ATGCTCT TGACTGAGTGCGAGACCTCGGCCATGCCGTCCACTGCGGTGATGACCCCGCCCATCGATCTCAGCTGCCCGCAGACCTGCAGCTCTGACAATGCTACGTCCCTGGAAGACATTGCTGTGGACTCAAA TGAGTCATCTGAAGAGGAACTGCCCTGCGAGAGGGAGGAACACGGTGGGGCGCGAGCCATCCATGACATCCAGGTCCTTACCAGAACAcaagacacagaaacacaatcAG GGACAACACAGCGCCCCATCTCTCTGGCCCTGGCTATGTCTGAACTGCAGTTCTGGACGTCACAAGGCGACTGCGAAGTGAAGCTCAGGTTGTCAGAATTGGGCCCTGCAGCCGAGCCCCCTGTAACAGTGCACCAGATGTTCAAGAGAACAGTGGAGCAGTTTGGGAAGCACACAGCACTGGGTTGGAAGGAGGGCGAGCAGTGGAAGACTGCGACCTATGAGGAGTACTACCAACAGTGCCGGGCAGCAGCTAAGAGCTTCCTCAAG CTGGGTCTGGAGCGGTACCATGGTGTAGGCATCCTAGGCTTCAACTCCCCGGAATGGTTCATCACCGACATTGCTGCCATTCTGGCTGG CGGTTTTGCAGTGGGCATCTACACCACCAACTCCCCTGAGGCATGCCAGTATGTAGCAGAGAACTGCCATGCCAACATCCTGGTGGTGGAGAACcacaagcagctgcagaagATCCTACAG GTTGAGGACAAGCTGCCGCATTTGAAAGCCATAATTCAATACAAAGATGTTCTCAAGGAAAAGAGGCCAAATCTCTACACG TGGGCCGAGTTCATGGCCATGGGCTCTGATGTGCCAGACACCCAGCTGGACAGCATCATTGCCAGCCAGAGGCCCAACCAGTGCTGCACCCTGATCTATACCTCAGGCACCACAGGCCAGCCCAAGGGTGTCATGCTGAGTCATGACAAC CTCACATGGACGGCCTATGCCACGGGTCTCCATGTGCGCCTAACTGATGCCAATGTGGCCCAGGAGTCTGTAGTGAGCTACCTTCCACTCAGCCACATCGCTGCACAAATGGTGGACATCTGGCTCACCATGAGGGTGGGAGGCGCCACCTACTTTGCTCAGCCGGATGCCCTCAAG GGCACCCTGATCAACACTTTGCGGGAGGTGCGGCCCACAGCCTTCATGGGTGTGCCCCGTGTGTGGGAGAAGATGCAAGAGAAGCTCAAGTCAGCCGGGGCCAAGTCGTCCACCGTGCGCAGGAAGGTCGCCACCTGGGCCAAAGGAGTGGGGCTGCAGACCAACCTTAGCAAAATGAAGGG CGGTTCCACTGCACCAGCATCCCTGAACTACCGGCTGGCCAAGAAGCTGGTGTTCCGCAAGGTGCGAAAAGCTCTGGGCCTGGACCGCTGCACCAAGTGCTACACGGGAGCTGCACCCATCGCTAAGGAGACGTTGGAGTTCTTCCTCAGCCTGGACATGCCCGTGTATGAGCTGTATGGCATGAGCGAGAGTACGGGCCCTCATACAATCTCCCTGCCTGACGCCTTCTACCTCACCAG TTGTGGGAAGGTGATATCCGGGTGTGAAACTAAGATCTTCAGCCCAGACGAGGAAGGCATTGGCGAGGTCTGCTTTTGGGGGCGCCATGTCTTCATGGGCTACCTCAACATGCCTGATAAGACAGAGGAAGCATTGGATGCTGAGGGCTGGCTGCACTCCGGAGATTTGGGCAAACAGAACACCGACGGCTTCCTCTTCATCACCGGCCGTATCAAAG AGCTGATCATCACAGCGGGCGGAGAAAACATCCCCCCTGTACCCATTGAAGATGCGGTGAAGGAGGCTGTACCCCTGATCAGCAATGCCATGCTCATTGGGGACAAGAGGAAGTTCCTCAGTATGCTGCTTACAATCAAG TGCCAGGTGAACGCAGACACGGGTGAACCCGAGGATGAGCTGACAGAGGAGGCAGTGGAGCAGTGCCGCAAACTGGGCAGCACAGCCACACGGGTGTCTCAGATCGCCAGAGGGCGGGACAATGTCATTGACACTGCCATCCAAGAGGGCATCAAACGCGTCAATGATAAAGCAGTCTCCAATGCACAGCGTATCCAGAAGTGGATTGTATTGGAACGGGACTTCTCCATCCCTGGGGGCGAGCTGG GTCCAACAATGAAGCTGAAGAGGCCTGTGGTCCTGAAAATGTATAAGGAGCAAATTGACAACATCTACAAAGAGATGGTGACCCCCAGCACCCCTGAaaaccccctgccccccaagcagtag